Proteins co-encoded in one Candidatus Scalindua japonica genomic window:
- the dnaA gene encoding chromosomal replication initiator protein DnaA, with translation MNCSTTKKSTDLWQNVLDAIKAKVGIRQFNLWFKNTHVISFDNGSLNIGVPNQFVLTKISENYEPLIKDLIENITEINPSINLHVKDNCHSEKSTKAVTGNIKFEKPLNQDNGFISNNKLLLDNYVVGGCNRLAYAAALEISKPGPVAFNTLFIHGSIGVGKTHLLQGIWNRLKTESGSVSAVYMPAENWTNEFVYALKGGRLESFRKKYRGVDIFLVDDVHFLANKNGVQEEFLHTFNTLHGLSKRIVFASDAHPRFMNQLKESLVSRFMSGMIAKIEQPGFNTSIQILRSKTEKTKRRIPDNVLEFISEKFNDSVRSMESAITTVMAYANINKVKIDLKLATETLSELYNNKKCITLKDIEGVVISHYNVSRNDIQSGNKSKNIALARQICMYLAKKLTDFSYQEIGKYFGNKRHTTVIFAIKKIKEKSKSCAEFQSHIENLIRMAKKQ, from the coding sequence ATGAACTGTTCTACAACAAAAAAGTCTACGGATCTCTGGCAAAATGTTCTTGATGCAATCAAGGCAAAGGTTGGCATAAGGCAATTTAATCTGTGGTTTAAAAATACCCACGTAATCTCATTCGATAATGGGTCTTTAAATATAGGAGTGCCAAATCAATTTGTCCTGACAAAGATTAGTGAAAACTATGAACCTCTGATAAAAGATTTGATAGAGAATATTACTGAAATTAATCCCTCAATTAATCTTCATGTAAAAGACAACTGCCATTCTGAGAAAAGTACCAAAGCAGTTACCGGCAATATTAAATTTGAAAAACCATTAAATCAAGACAACGGTTTTATAAGTAACAATAAGCTGTTGTTAGACAACTATGTAGTTGGCGGGTGTAACAGGTTGGCTTATGCCGCAGCGCTTGAGATTTCAAAACCTGGACCTGTAGCTTTTAATACGCTTTTCATACATGGGTCTATTGGTGTAGGAAAGACCCACCTCCTTCAGGGTATTTGGAACCGATTAAAAACAGAATCCGGTTCCGTAAGTGCTGTTTATATGCCTGCTGAGAATTGGACAAATGAATTTGTTTATGCTCTTAAAGGCGGCAGGCTTGAATCATTCAGAAAAAAATACAGGGGTGTAGATATATTCCTTGTTGATGATGTTCATTTCCTTGCCAATAAAAATGGAGTTCAGGAAGAATTTCTTCATACCTTTAACACCTTACACGGATTATCCAAGAGAATAGTATTTGCAAGCGACGCGCATCCAAGATTTATGAATCAACTTAAAGAGAGTCTTGTCAGCAGGTTTATGTCAGGGATGATTGCGAAAATTGAACAGCCCGGGTTTAATACCTCAATACAGATTTTACGATCTAAGACGGAGAAAACGAAAAGAAGGATTCCTGATAACGTCCTTGAATTTATTTCTGAAAAGTTCAATGATAGCGTCAGGTCAATGGAGAGCGCAATAACCACGGTAATGGCTTACGCGAACATAAATAAGGTAAAGATTGATCTCAAGCTGGCTACTGAAACCCTCAGCGAACTGTACAATAATAAAAAATGCATTACTTTAAAGGATATAGAGGGAGTAGTGATCAGTCATTATAACGTTTCACGAAATGATATTCAATCCGGCAACAAATCAAAGAATATCGCGCTTGCCCGCCAGATATGTATGTACCTGGCAAAAAAACTTACAGACTTCTCGTATCAGGAAATAGGAAAATATTTTGGGAACAAAAGGCATACTACCGTTATTTTTGCCATTAAAAAGATAAAGGAAAAAAGTAAGAGCTGTGCTGAGTTCCAATCACACATAGAAAATCTGATTAGAATGGCAAAGAAACAATAA
- a CDS encoding nucleotide sugar dehydrogenase: MGNEKTILCIGAGYVGGPTMAMIALKNPDYKVIVVDINSKRIDAWNSEELPIYEPGLLEVVHNVRDKNLFFSTDVENSIKEAHIIFVSVNTPTKMFGYGEGYAADLQYWEKTARQILKLSDASKIIVEKSTLPVKTAEAMERILNSNEKGIIFDVLSNPEFLAEGTAIKDLEDPDRVLVGSRETESGLRARNKIVQLYSSWIGKEKILTSNVWSTELSKLTANAFLAQRISSINSIAALCEETGANVHEVAHAVGTDSRIGPKFLNASVGFGGSCFKKDIFNLVYLCRHYGLDEVADYWESVVKMNEYQVERFVLKMLKSMFNTIAGKKIALFGFAFKANTGDTRESPAIYVAKKLLNEMANVVITDPKALENAKIELKEFDGNVEYCPDPYEAAKNAHAIAVLTEWECYKSLDYKKIFESMEKPTFIFDGRNTLPHKDLFEIGFNVIPLGMPELSHF; this comes from the coding sequence ATGGGTAATGAAAAAACTATTTTGTGTATTGGCGCGGGTTATGTCGGTGGGCCAACGATGGCGATGATTGCCTTGAAAAATCCTGATTACAAGGTGATAGTCGTTGATATTAATAGCAAACGAATAGATGCATGGAATTCTGAAGAACTCCCTATATACGAACCTGGGTTATTGGAAGTTGTGCACAATGTGCGTGATAAAAATCTGTTCTTCAGTACTGATGTAGAAAACAGTATCAAAGAAGCTCATATAATATTTGTGAGTGTTAATACTCCTACAAAAATGTTTGGTTATGGAGAAGGGTATGCCGCAGATTTACAATACTGGGAGAAGACGGCCCGACAAATACTGAAGTTGTCTGATGCTAGTAAAATAATTGTGGAAAAAAGTACCCTGCCTGTTAAAACCGCAGAAGCCATGGAAAGAATACTTAATTCGAATGAAAAGGGTATTATTTTTGACGTGTTGTCTAACCCGGAGTTTCTTGCAGAAGGTACCGCGATTAAAGACCTTGAAGACCCTGACAGGGTGTTAGTCGGATCCAGAGAAACCGAATCAGGATTAAGAGCACGCAATAAAATTGTTCAGTTATATTCTTCATGGATTGGTAAGGAAAAGATACTAACGTCAAATGTGTGGAGTACAGAATTATCAAAGTTGACTGCGAATGCTTTTTTGGCACAACGCATTTCATCAATCAACAGTATTGCTGCACTTTGTGAAGAAACAGGAGCCAATGTACATGAAGTGGCACATGCAGTTGGCACTGACAGCAGGATAGGCCCCAAATTTTTAAATGCAAGCGTTGGATTTGGAGGCTCTTGTTTTAAAAAGGATATCTTTAATCTTGTTTATCTTTGCAGACATTATGGATTGGATGAAGTAGCTGATTATTGGGAAAGCGTTGTAAAAATGAATGAATATCAGGTGGAACGCTTTGTCCTGAAAATGTTGAAGTCAATGTTTAATACCATCGCCGGGAAAAAAATTGCGCTATTCGGTTTTGCTTTTAAAGCAAATACCGGCGATACAAGAGAATCTCCTGCAATTTATGTTGCAAAGAAACTATTAAATGAAATGGCTAATGTCGTGATTACAGATCCAAAAGCACTTGAGAATGCAAAAATTGAACTGAAAGAATTTGATGGAAATGTTGAATATTGCCCAGACCCATATGAAGCCGCGAAGAATGCTCACGCAATTGCGGTATTAACTGAATGGGAGTGCTATAAGTCTTTAGATTATAAGAAGATTTTTGAATCAATGGAAAAACCGACATTCATTTTTGACGGCAGGAATACTTTACCACACAAAGATCTTTTTGAAATTGGGTTTAATGTTATTCCGCTTGGCATGCCGGAGTTAAGTCATTTCTGA
- the acsA gene encoding acetate--CoA ligase: MEYKETIYKTPVKHGLVNYEKTYKNFNWDDINRCFDHFSDDGVNIAHEAIDRHAENGCKDKIAMYWEDEDNVEKRFSFSDIKRQSSKLANVLRNLGVEKGDRVFLFLPRTHELYVSIIAIAKLGAIAGPMFSAFGPEAVKDRLHDSEATVLITTPELSQRIDEIKEELPALKHTILVNAEKNLDEDEHSYESETNKASESFKIRWVDPEDDLFVLYTSGTTGKPKGVTHVHNDMISHYITTKWALDLRDDDVYWCTADPGWVTGTVYGIWGPWLNKVSQVVYNGRYDADKWYSIIEKYKVTVWYTAPTALRMLMKAGNEIIKKYDLSSLRYICSVGEPLNPEVIKWGLQVYNLPIHDNWWQTETGSIMIANFPSLPIKPGSMGKPFPGISAKIINSKGKVLAPGKHGLLGLKSGWPSMLRKVWANEEKYNEYFKISGWYTTGDTAYMDNDGYFWFVGRADDVINTAGHRVGPFEVESALVEHKAIAEAGVIGIPDTERSEIIKAFIVLNRGYKPSPTLKKEIQGFIKKRLAAHAYPREIEFTKDVPKTRSGKIMRRLLKARELGLPTGDLSTLEE; encoded by the coding sequence ATGGAATATAAAGAGACAATTTATAAAACTCCCGTCAAGCACGGATTAGTAAATTATGAGAAAACCTATAAAAATTTTAACTGGGATGATATCAACAGATGTTTTGATCACTTCTCTGATGATGGAGTAAATATTGCTCACGAGGCAATCGACAGGCATGCTGAAAATGGCTGCAAGGATAAGATAGCCATGTACTGGGAGGACGAAGATAACGTTGAGAAACGGTTCTCCTTTTCAGATATAAAAAGGCAATCTTCTAAATTAGCCAACGTATTAAGAAATCTGGGTGTAGAGAAAGGAGACAGGGTTTTTCTGTTTTTACCCAGGACACATGAACTATATGTAAGCATCATTGCAATAGCAAAGCTTGGCGCCATTGCAGGGCCAATGTTTTCCGCGTTTGGACCCGAAGCGGTAAAAGATCGTCTTCATGACAGTGAAGCAACCGTACTTATAACTACACCTGAGTTAAGTCAGAGAATAGACGAAATAAAAGAAGAGTTGCCTGCGCTTAAACACACTATACTGGTAAATGCTGAAAAAAATCTTGATGAGGATGAACACAGTTATGAATCAGAAACAAATAAAGCATCAGAGTCATTTAAAATAAGATGGGTAGACCCGGAAGATGATCTATTCGTTCTGTATACATCAGGGACTACCGGAAAGCCAAAGGGAGTTACTCACGTCCATAATGATATGATTTCCCATTATATTACTACTAAGTGGGCTTTGGACTTGAGAGATGATGATGTGTATTGGTGTACAGCAGATCCCGGATGGGTGACTGGGACTGTTTACGGTATATGGGGTCCGTGGTTAAATAAAGTTTCGCAAGTAGTATACAACGGCAGGTATGATGCGGATAAATGGTACTCAATTATAGAGAAATATAAAGTAACCGTATGGTACACTGCTCCAACTGCTTTAAGGATGCTTATGAAGGCAGGCAATGAGATTATTAAAAAGTATGATTTAAGCAGCCTTAGATATATATGTAGTGTGGGAGAGCCACTCAATCCGGAAGTTATTAAATGGGGACTTCAGGTTTATAATCTGCCTATTCACGATAACTGGTGGCAAACGGAGACCGGTTCAATAATGATAGCCAATTTTCCAAGTCTTCCAATTAAACCCGGTTCGATGGGTAAACCGTTTCCGGGTATCAGCGCGAAGATTATTAATTCAAAAGGCAAAGTACTGGCCCCCGGGAAACATGGCCTTTTGGGTTTAAAGAGCGGCTGGCCATCCATGCTGAGAAAGGTATGGGCAAATGAGGAAAAATATAATGAATATTTTAAAATATCCGGATGGTACACCACAGGAGATACGGCTTATATGGATAATGACGGTTATTTCTGGTTTGTGGGAAGAGCGGATGACGTCATCAATACTGCCGGTCATCGCGTAGGACCGTTTGAGGTAGAAAGTGCTTTAGTTGAGCATAAAGCAATCGCTGAAGCAGGTGTTATTGGAATACCTGATACAGAAAGAAGTGAAATCATAAAAGCATTTATTGTTCTCAATCGGGGATACAAACCATCACCGACGCTTAAGAAGGAGATACAGGGATTTATAAAAAAACGGTTGGCTGCTCATGCGTACCCCAGAGAAATTGAATTTACAAAAGATGTTCCTAAAACAAGAAGTGGTAAAATAATGAGGAGATTATTGAAGGCAAGAGAATTAGGACTACCTACAGGAGATTTATCTACATTAGAAGAGTAA
- a CDS encoding phosphomannomutase/phosphoglucomutase: protein MAKYFVKRKLQCPGDGYEISMSVCRGRQRVLYPKCPVCRHRDKSISTSTEEVEEYTPMDTGTRKILQLSTNQDEAINRLIFKCYDIRGKYPEQLDEYTSEKIGIATVLFLKSIKEDINNIVVARDIRLSSNALASSLMKGITKAGVNVIDIGEVSTDTTYFAVGSCNYDAGIMVTASNNPSNYNGFKLCHEQAMPISFDTGLSTISEIARQTDLPVSEHHGNIIEKDIINEYKKFILSFATHLKPLKLVIDAGNGMAGKMIPIIFKDLPCKIVPLFFKPDGSFPNHEPNPLDSRNLSDLQSKVRETGSNLGVAFDGDADRCVFVDENGREIGCDIIAAIIARKLLQKEKGATILYDLRSSRILPEEIKKAGGNPYRERVGHSHIKAIMREQNAVFGGDLSGHYYFRKNYFADSALIALIEVLNILSGRNVPMSNLIAPLRKYCSTGEINFKVEDKDKKIEQIAQHFKDGKVDYLDGVTIEYSDWWLNVRKSNTEPLLRLNLEGKTKEIMEHRKKQVIDIIERE from the coding sequence ATGGCAAAATATTTTGTAAAACGTAAACTCCAGTGCCCTGGTGACGGTTATGAGATCAGTATGTCTGTCTGTAGAGGCAGGCAGAGAGTACTTTATCCTAAATGTCCTGTTTGTCGCCATAGAGATAAGTCTATTAGTACATCTACAGAAGAGGTGGAGGAGTATACGCCCATGGACACCGGTACAAGGAAGATTTTGCAATTATCTACGAATCAGGATGAGGCAATCAACCGTTTGATATTTAAATGTTATGATATACGAGGTAAATATCCGGAACAATTGGACGAATATACTTCTGAGAAGATAGGAATAGCAACAGTGCTTTTCTTAAAAAGCATAAAAGAGGATATTAATAACATTGTAGTGGCAAGAGACATCAGGCTCTCATCGAATGCATTAGCAAGCTCCCTGATGAAAGGTATTACTAAAGCAGGAGTAAATGTCATTGATATTGGAGAGGTGTCTACAGATACTACTTATTTTGCTGTAGGCAGTTGTAATTACGATGCTGGAATTATGGTTACTGCGTCAAATAATCCATCAAATTATAACGGATTCAAACTATGCCATGAGCAGGCTATGCCCATCAGCTTTGATACAGGTTTATCTACTATATCAGAAATAGCAAGACAAACTGACTTACCTGTCTCTGAACATCACGGTAATATTATTGAGAAAGATATAATTAATGAATACAAAAAATTTATCCTTAGCTTTGCCACACATCTGAAACCATTAAAATTAGTGATAGATGCGGGAAATGGGATGGCGGGAAAGATGATACCTATCATCTTCAAAGATCTTCCTTGCAAAATAGTACCGTTATTTTTCAAACCTGACGGGTCATTCCCAAACCACGAGCCAAACCCTTTAGATAGCAGAAACCTGAGTGATTTACAGTCCAAGGTACGTGAAACCGGAAGCAACCTTGGCGTAGCATTTGATGGTGATGCGGACAGATGTGTCTTTGTAGATGAAAACGGCCGGGAAATAGGATGTGATATAATTGCGGCTATAATAGCGCGGAAACTTCTGCAGAAGGAAAAAGGGGCTACAATTTTATATGACCTGAGATCAAGCAGGATTTTGCCTGAAGAGATCAAAAAGGCTGGTGGAAATCCGTACCGGGAAAGAGTCGGTCATTCTCACATAAAGGCGATCATGAGGGAACAAAATGCCGTTTTTGGAGGCGACTTATCCGGACATTACTATTTCAGAAAAAACTACTTTGCGGACTCTGCACTAATTGCATTGATAGAAGTTTTAAACATTTTGAGTGGTAGAAATGTGCCAATGTCTAACCTGATTGCGCCTCTGAGAAAATATTGCTCAACTGGAGAAATAAATTTTAAGGTTGAGGATAAGGATAAAAAGATAGAACAGATTGCCCAACACTTTAAAGATGGCAAGGTTGATTATCTGGATGGAGTTACTATTGAATATAGTGATTGGTGGCTTAATGTAAGAAAATCTAATACTGAACCGTTACTCAGATTGAATCTGGAAGGAAAGACAAAGGAAATAATGGAACATAGGAAGAAACAGGTGATAGATATTATTGAGAGAGAATAA
- a CDS encoding 2-hydroxyacyl-CoA dehydratase family protein: MNSANLVNVGMSFPMSYRISVDKAIGITTTVPIEIVYAAGYVPIDLNNIFICNDDSDALVDFAEIKGLPRNTCAWIKGIYSATKKTGIKKIIGVVQGDCSNNHALIEILRNEGIDVIPFSYPHDRNRDLLYKQLDFLANSLGIDLDKAHQMKLVLDGVRKSVHEIDRLTWEENRVTGDENHIWNVSTSDLMGDYVLFEKKASDFLEEAEKRPAFDPEVRLGYIGVPPICCNLYSFLNELRVHVVFNEVQRQFSMPYQTKTLIDQYTSYTYPYDMRYHIDDIKKQVATRKIDGIIHYVQSFCHRQIFDRLIRQYIDTPVLTLDCDRPGRLSGSMRTRIEAFVEMLKNTKC; this comes from the coding sequence ATGAATTCTGCAAATCTGGTTAATGTCGGTATGTCTTTCCCAATGTCTTACCGAATTTCTGTTGATAAAGCGATTGGGATCACGACAACTGTGCCAATTGAAATTGTTTATGCCGCTGGATATGTGCCTATCGATCTGAACAATATCTTTATCTGTAACGACGACTCAGATGCGCTTGTTGATTTTGCTGAAATTAAAGGATTGCCCAGAAATACGTGTGCATGGATAAAGGGTATATATTCAGCAACAAAGAAGACTGGAATAAAGAAAATCATAGGGGTTGTCCAGGGAGATTGTAGCAACAATCACGCCTTAATCGAAATCCTGAGAAATGAAGGTATTGATGTAATTCCTTTTTCATATCCTCACGATAGAAACAGGGATTTACTTTATAAACAATTAGATTTTCTCGCCAATTCTCTGGGGATCGATCTTGATAAGGCACATCAGATGAAACTTGTATTGGATGGAGTGAGAAAATCCGTTCATGAAATTGATCGTCTGACGTGGGAGGAAAACAGGGTCACAGGTGATGAAAATCATATCTGGAATGTCTCTACCAGTGACTTGATGGGAGACTATGTACTTTTTGAAAAAAAAGCTTCAGACTTTCTTGAGGAAGCTGAAAAACGACCGGCTTTTGACCCTGAAGTAAGACTTGGGTATATTGGTGTACCTCCGATCTGCTGTAACCTGTACTCTTTTCTAAATGAGTTGAGAGTACATGTCGTTTTTAATGAAGTACAGAGACAGTTTAGCATGCCGTATCAAACCAAGACTTTAATAGATCAATATACCAGTTACACATATCCCTATGATATGCGCTATCATATTGATGACATAAAGAAGCAGGTTGCAACGAGGAAAATTGATGGAATTATTCATTATGTACAGAGCTTCTGCCACAGGCAGATATTTGACAGGCTTATTCGTCAATATATAGATACTCCCGTGTTAACACTTGATTGTGACCGCCCCGGTAGATTAAGCGGGTCCATGCGAACAAGGATTGAGGCATTTGTTGAAATGCTTAAAAATACCAAATGTTAA
- the glyS gene encoding glycine--tRNA ligase subunit beta, which translates to MSNLLLEIGTEEIPAGYIVPALKQMEELFAEQVKKNRLCFDTIHTTGTPRRLVLFASGLPQNQEDIVQEIKGPSAKVAFDESGVPTKAAVGFASSQGVKAEDMIVKDTSKGEYCFAVKEIEGKKIFDLLPEMLTSIITSINFPKSMRWKSDKLYFARPIRTIMALFDKDIVNLELNGIKAGRSTNGHQFLSDNVIEIPCADYEKYKERLKSEKVIVEIEERREIIRKEINSLLSVYNTTMKDEELLNEVTNLVEFPGAVKCGFEDEFLAIPSEVVVTSMKDHQRYFPVKDKDGKLLPEFIVITDRDSADGEIIKKGNERVLRARLADANFFWNEDKKITLHDRLKDLEGVVFHEDMGSYLDRSKRIGDLACFIAETLGFSSDKLALVKRASSLCKTDLLTEMVGEFPKLQGIMGREYAFEHGEDEEVAQSIAEHYLPRYADDILPETEIGTVLSLADKFDLIAGCFAAGLIPTGSQDPYGLRRQSQGIIRILEKKSLCLSLKDIFEKSLSNLTNVCPDGDSSKVYGQIIDFLKDRINNTYLERGYRYDIIESAMKSGFDNISDLLCRLEVITKISKTTIWQKLVAVVERTFNIGKNCTIHGEVNEDLLEEEEERKLWAVYNKEKENLLAYFPTGKYEEFSLAYNEAFAKPIHDFFEKVFVNVEDENIKNNRLLLVKKVNELYVENIANLAFIVENDR; encoded by the coding sequence ATGTCAAATCTGTTATTAGAAATAGGAACTGAAGAGATACCGGCAGGTTATATCGTTCCTGCTCTTAAACAAATGGAAGAGTTGTTTGCGGAGCAGGTTAAGAAGAACCGTCTGTGTTTTGACACTATACATACTACCGGTACACCTAGACGCCTGGTGTTATTTGCCAGCGGTTTACCACAGAACCAGGAGGATATTGTTCAGGAGATAAAGGGACCTTCAGCAAAAGTTGCTTTTGATGAATCAGGAGTGCCAACGAAAGCGGCTGTCGGCTTTGCGAGTTCACAGGGTGTAAAAGCTGAAGATATGATAGTTAAGGACACATCCAAAGGGGAATATTGCTTTGCCGTTAAAGAGATAGAGGGGAAGAAAATATTTGATCTACTACCGGAAATGTTAACATCTATCATAACATCAATCAACTTTCCAAAATCTATGAGATGGAAATCTGATAAATTATATTTTGCACGACCGATACGCACAATTATGGCACTTTTTGATAAAGACATAGTCAACCTCGAATTAAACGGTATAAAAGCAGGACGTAGTACAAACGGCCATCAGTTTCTGTCTGACAATGTTATAGAGATTCCCTGCGCCGATTATGAAAAATATAAAGAGAGGTTAAAGAGCGAAAAGGTAATAGTTGAGATCGAGGAAAGAAGAGAGATTATCAGGAAAGAGATAAACTCTCTTCTTTCCGTTTACAACACTACTATGAAAGATGAAGAATTACTTAACGAGGTAACAAACCTTGTTGAGTTTCCTGGTGCGGTAAAGTGTGGTTTCGAAGATGAGTTCCTGGCAATCCCATCAGAAGTTGTTGTAACCTCGATGAAGGACCATCAACGGTATTTTCCTGTTAAGGATAAAGACGGTAAGCTGTTACCTGAGTTTATTGTAATTACCGACAGAGATTCTGCTGATGGCGAGATTATCAAAAAGGGCAATGAGCGTGTTTTACGGGCAAGACTTGCAGATGCAAACTTTTTCTGGAATGAGGACAAGAAGATAACTCTTCATGACAGGCTTAAGGATCTGGAAGGGGTTGTATTTCATGAAGATATGGGAAGTTATCTGGACAGAAGTAAAAGGATTGGCGACCTGGCATGTTTTATTGCTGAGACGCTGGGTTTTTCTTCTGACAAGTTGGCGTTGGTCAAACGTGCGTCAAGTTTATGTAAAACAGACCTTTTGACAGAGATGGTAGGTGAGTTTCCCAAGTTACAGGGAATTATGGGTCGTGAATATGCTTTTGAACATGGTGAGGATGAAGAAGTGGCCCAGTCGATTGCAGAACATTACTTACCACGATATGCCGATGATATACTGCCGGAGACCGAGATTGGCACCGTACTCAGCCTGGCTGACAAATTTGACCTTATTGCCGGATGTTTCGCGGCAGGTCTGATTCCTACAGGCTCTCAAGATCCTTACGGGCTCAGAAGGCAATCACAGGGAATTATACGTATCCTGGAAAAGAAAAGTCTCTGTTTATCATTAAAAGATATTTTTGAGAAATCATTGTCAAACCTGACTAACGTATGCCCTGATGGCGACAGTAGTAAGGTTTATGGACAGATAATAGATTTTCTTAAGGACAGGATAAATAACACCTATCTTGAGAGAGGCTATCGTTACGACATCATTGAATCCGCAATGAAGTCGGGTTTTGACAATATATCTGATCTCTTATGTAGATTAGAGGTTATCACAAAGATTTCCAAAACTACCATCTGGCAAAAGCTTGTGGCAGTTGTAGAGAGAACATTCAATATAGGGAAAAATTGTACAATCCACGGAGAAGTAAATGAAGATCTGCTGGAAGAGGAAGAAGAGCGTAAATTGTGGGCTGTATATAATAAGGAAAAAGAGAACCTGCTTGCGTATTTCCCTACAGGGAAATATGAAGAGTTTTCACTTGCATATAATGAGGCATTTGCAAAACCGATCCATGATTTCTTTGAAAAGGTTTTTGTAAATGTAGAGGATGAAAATATAAAGAATAACAGACTCTTGTTAGTCAAAAAAGTGAACGAACTCTATGTTGAAAACATTGCAAATCTGGCGTTTATCGTTGAAAATGATAGATGA
- a CDS encoding cyclophilin-like fold protein: MRKIRIITCDVSAVAGLSSSNTSDAIWDALPIENSVNTWGDEIYFDIPVDSPLDETAKEVVEKGDLGYWPTGKAFCIFFGPTPASQGDEIRPASAVNIVGKVEGDVDIFKSVRDGTSIKLERV; this comes from the coding sequence ATGAGAAAGATCAGGATAATTACATGTGACGTTTCTGCCGTCGCAGGGCTTTCAAGCAGTAATACGTCTGACGCTATCTGGGATGCTTTACCCATTGAGAACAGTGTAAATACATGGGGAGATGAAATATATTTTGACATTCCAGTAGATTCACCGCTAGATGAAACAGCAAAAGAGGTAGTTGAAAAAGGTGATTTGGGTTACTGGCCAACGGGAAAGGCCTTCTGTATATTCTTTGGCCCGACACCGGCCAGTCAGGGTGATGAGATACGTCCTGCCAGTGCTGTTAATATTGTTGGCAAGGTTGAAGGTGATGTTGATATATTTAAGAGTGTGCGGGATGGTACGAGTATAAAATTAGAAAGAGTTTAA
- the xerD gene encoding site-specific tyrosine recombinase XerD, giving the protein MIDEPLVESFLNYLIVECGLSENTIKGYKGDLHNFSNYLQDANVKHFQDLHAKMIVGFIESEKQRGLTENSISRCLVTIKMFYKYLVMEGKISVNPMSSVSTLKLRKHLPEVLHYNAIEQMLQAPDGNDKLGIRDKAMLELMYATGARVSEVASIKVSWINLDYGFIRCQGKGSKQRIVPMGSEAAKAIKRYLQEVRPVLSKIENDEPILFLSRTGKKLRRENIWSIVKKYAMKAGIRSNISPHTLRHSFATHLLEGGADLRSVQEMLGHSNISTTQIYTHIDRKHLKSTHQKFHPRA; this is encoded by the coding sequence ATGATAGATGAACCACTAGTAGAATCATTTCTAAATTATCTCATCGTTGAATGCGGTCTTTCTGAAAATACAATTAAGGGGTATAAGGGAGACCTGCACAATTTCTCAAACTATCTACAGGATGCGAATGTTAAACATTTTCAGGATTTACACGCAAAAATGATAGTAGGCTTTATAGAAAGCGAGAAACAGAGAGGACTTACTGAAAATTCTATCTCAAGATGTCTCGTTACTATAAAAATGTTCTATAAATATCTGGTTATGGAAGGAAAGATCTCTGTAAATCCAATGTCATCTGTCAGTACACTTAAACTCCGGAAACATCTGCCGGAAGTGCTTCATTATAACGCGATAGAGCAGATGCTTCAGGCACCGGACGGTAATGATAAGCTCGGAATACGGGATAAGGCGATGTTGGAGCTTATGTACGCCACAGGTGCGAGGGTTTCTGAAGTCGCGTCAATTAAAGTGAGTTGGATAAACCTTGATTATGGCTTTATCAGGTGTCAGGGGAAGGGTTCTAAACAACGTATCGTACCTATGGGTTCGGAAGCGGCAAAGGCGATCAAAAGATACCTGCAGGAGGTGCGCCCCGTACTTTCAAAAATAGAAAACGATGAACCTATACTGTTTCTGTCCAGAACAGGTAAAAAGTTGAGGCGCGAGAACATATGGAGCATCGTGAAGAAGTATGCCATGAAGGCAGGGATTCGTTCAAACATTTCTCCACACACATTAAGACATTCGTTCGCGACACATCTGCTGGAAGGAGGAGCGGATTTGCGATCAGTACAGGAGATGCTCGGGCATTCCAATATCTCTACTACCCAGATTTACACACACATCGACCGGAAACATCTTAAGTCCACACATCAGAAGTTTCATCCAAGGGCGTAA